Proteins encoded together in one Cyanobacterium sp. T60_A2020_053 window:
- a CDS encoding YkgJ family cysteine cluster protein: MSKWLCMERCGACCHLDPSDRPDLDVYLQPDELELYLSMVGEDGWCINYSHEMRKCNIYEDRPRFCRVKPDTFHQMYGVIEEDFNDFAVDCCFQQIDGVYGEDSPEYSNYLSATNDEE; encoded by the coding sequence ATGAGTAAATGGCTTTGTATGGAACGTTGTGGCGCTTGTTGTCACCTCGATCCCAGCGATCGACCTGATCTTGACGTATATTTACAACCAGACGAATTAGAACTTTATCTCAGCATGGTAGGGGAAGACGGTTGGTGTATCAACTATAGCCATGAGATGAGAAAATGTAACATTTATGAAGATAGACCTCGTTTTTGTCGAGTTAAACCTGATACTTTTCATCAAATGTATGGGGTCATAGAAGAGGACTTTAACGATTTTGCCGTTGATTGTTGTTTTCAGCAAATTGATGGGGTTTATGGGGAAGATAGTCCCGAATACAGCAATTATTTATCTGCTACCAATGATGAGGAGTAA